The sequence ggtataaaaaattaatctagaacagctgctggaaaaattaatgtttcagattcatattcaaactgacaggcccgaacgatttgaatcactgctgattttactcttagtgATTGTAAAAttaatatcacaaattattcagcatttcaacgaatttcccgataaTGCATTGGAttgtttgggttttttttttaataatgcacgagaaaggcacaatcactgctaggtggatcaatctgggttttttaattcGTTTAAATTCTCTGAACGTTATTTTTTCGTTTCTTAGGCAGTGAAAAAGAGTCGTGTAAAATCCAAACAACGCACCGAGGAAACCCAGGTTAAAGTCAATGAGCTGCGGATCAAGAATCAAATTCTGGAGGATAAAATCCAGAATCAAACGAAGGAgctgaaatttttgaaggaactgtTCCTCACCCAAGCGCAGGCTAAATCCGATAAGTTGGTTGGCGTAAATCTGGCGGAGCTACTAAAGAGTTCCGACGATGAAAAAGATAGCGAAGAGGAAGGTAGTAGCAGTACAAAGAAGCAAAAACCGGGTAAATCAAGCCGGAGCGGCAAAGCTGGGTCCTCCAGTAAAAAATAGGTGTAAGGAAAGCTGTT comes from Armigeres subalbatus isolate Guangzhou_Male chromosome 2, GZ_Asu_2, whole genome shotgun sequence and encodes:
- the LOC134208871 gene encoding CCAAT/enhancer-binding protein gamma, whose protein sequence is MPPKRKAPTTDEDDDEYRKKRDRNNQAVKKSRVKSKQRTEETQVKVNELRIKNQILEDKIQNQTKELKFLKELFLTQAQAKSDKLVGVNLAELLKSSDDEKDSEEEGSSSTKKQKPGKSSRSGKAGSSSKK